In the Fusarium oxysporum f. sp. lycopersici 4287 chromosome 9, whole genome shotgun sequence genome, one interval contains:
- a CDS encoding potassium/sodium efflux P-type ATPase, fungal-type, which translates to MGQNEEEKPHISGQANSPMTAPAHALTFEQVAQELNGNLDDGLTESEAKQRLETYGRNEFGEQEGVQPLKIFIGQIANALTLVLILAMAASFGIKSWIEGGVVAAVIVLNIVVGFLQEFQAAKTMDSLRSLSSPTAHAVRNGNNQVVVTAEIVPGDMVELKTGDTIPADIRLVEAVNFETNEALLTGESLPVRKEINKTFPDDTGPGDRLNVAYSSSTVTKGRARGIVFATGTYTEIGQIAVALRGKSSKRRQPKRDAEGNTNFGRWMQAWTLTGSDAVGRFLGVNVGTPLQRKLSKLAIILLGTAIVCAIIVLAANDFSSQREVIIYAVATGLSMIPASLIVVLTITMAAGTKRMVQRHVIVRNLKSLEALGAVTNICSDKTGTLTQGTMIVKKAWIPGRGTYSVGASNEPFNPTLGDITLTEDQPKNINFQSEKSEGTSIDPASQPAQDPSLVEYLNVASLANLATVHEIEGEWHARGDPTEIAMQVFASRFNWNRMRLSSGDNPRWREVAEFPFDSDVKKMSVIFHDSESQKQWVFTKGAVERVLTSCPVYAVGDEILEFTDAIKEDVLSNMESLARLGLRVLALASRTDIPHVEDNEAELDRGLFEKDLVFRGLIGLYDPPRPESAPSVRKCHEAGVSVHMLTGDHPETARAIALEVGILPAKMSEIPKDVAKVMVMAASEFDKLSDDEIDQLPLLPLVVARCAPQTKVRMIEALHRRKAFVAMTGDGVNDSPSLKRSDVGIAMGQAGSDVAKEASDIVLTDDNFASILNAVEEGRRMFDNIQKFILHVLAENIAQACTLLIGLAFKDRNNLSVFPLAPVEILWIIMITSGMPDMGLGFEIAAPDIMQRPPQNLKQGVFTPELMLDMVVYGLWMSALCLASFVLVLYGFGNGADDIGENCNNTYSEDCRVIFRARSTTFACLTWFALFLAWEMINMRRSFFRMQPKSKKYFTQWIYDVWRNPFLFWAIIAGFVTMFPIIYIPGLNTVVFKHAPISWEWGIVFVEAVLFFLGIESWKWAKRIYFRRQARKSTGGVSDLETRVFGKYYNMGGSRDEESGHNEKSSD; encoded by the exons CGTCATTGTGCTCAACATTGTCGTTGGTTTCCTTCAAGAGTTCCAAGCGGCCAAGACTATGGACTCCCTGCGTTCTCTTAGCTCTCCTACCGCCCACGCTGTCCGCAACGGTAACAACCAAGTTGTCGTGACTGCTGAGATTGTCCCTGGTGACATGGTTGAACTCAAGACTGGCGACACCATTCCTGCGGATATTCGTCTTGTCGAGGCTGTCAACTTTGAAACCAACGAAGCACTTCTCACCGGCGAGTCTCTCCCTGTTCGCAAAGAGATCAACAAGACCTTTCCAGACGATACTGGCCCAGGTGATCGGCTTAACGTTGCTTATAGCTCGTCTACTGTGACAAAGGGACGAGCTCGCGGCATTGTCTTTGCTACTGGCACCTACACTGAGATCGGTCAGATTGCTGTTGCTCTTCGCGGCAAGTCATCCAAGCGCCGACAGCCAAAGAGGGATGCCGAGGGTAACACCAACTTTGGTCGCTGGATGCAAGCTTGGACTTTGACTGGTTCTGATGCTGTTGGGAGATTCCTTGGTGTCAATGTCGGTACTCCTCTTCAGCGCAAGCTCTCCAAATTGgccatcattcttctcggAACGGCTATTGTGTGTGCTATTATTGTTCTGGCGGCCAATGATTTCAGCTCGCAGAGGGAAGTCATCATTTATGCTGTGGCAACTGGTCTCTCTATGATCCCAGCTTCTCTGATTGTTGTTCTGACTATCACTATGGCTGCTGGCACAAAGCGTATGGTCCAGAGACATGTCATTGTCCGTAACCTGAAGAGTTTGGAAGCTCTGGGTGCTGTAACCA ACATTTGCTCTGACAAGACTGGAACTCTTACTCAAGGTACCATGATCGTCAAGAAGGCTTGGATCCCTGGACGTGGCACATACTCTGTTGGCGCTTCCAATGAACCATTCAACCCTACCCTTGGAGACATCACCCTTACCGAGGACCAGCCCAAGAACATCAACTTCCAGAGTGAAAAGTCCGAAGGTACATCAATCGACCCCGCTTCCCAGCCTGCCCAAGACCCCAGTCTTGTCGAGTACCTCAATGTCGCCTCGCTTGCCAATCTTGCTACTGTCCATGAGATTGAAGGCGAGTGGCATGCTCGTGGAGACCCAACTGAGATTGCTATGCAAGTATTTGCTTCAAGATTCAACTGGAATCGTATGCGATTGTCCTCTGGTGATAACCCCCGCTGGCGTGAGGTTGCCGAATTCCCTTTCGATTCAGATGTCAAGAAGATGTCCGTCATTTTCCACGACAGCGAATCTCAGAAGCAGTGGGTTTTCACAAAGGGTGCGGTTGAGCGTGTCTTGACTTCATGCCCCGTCTATGCTGTTGGCGACGAGATTCTCGAGTTCACCGATGCCATTAAGGAAGATGTTTTGAGCAACATGGAATCCCTGGCTCGACTTGGTCTCCgtgttcttgctcttgccaGCCGAACGGATATCCCACACGTCGAAGATAACGAGGCTGAACTTGATCGTGGACTCTTCGAGAAAGACCTTGTCTTCCGTGGCCTTATCGGCTTGTATGATCCTCCTCGCCCTGAATCTGCCCCTTCAGTCAGGAAATGTCACGAAGCTGGTGTCAGCGTTCACATGCTTACTGGCGACCACCCTGAAACAGCCCGTGCTATCGCTTTGGAAGTTGGTATTCTACCTGCCAAGATGTCCGAGATCCCCAAGGATGTCGCCAAGGTCATGGTTATGGCTGCTTCAGAGTTTGACAAACTctccgatgatgagatcgaCCAGCTTCCACTTCTGCCTCTTGTCGTCGCTCGGTGTGCCCCTCAGACCAAAGTCCGCATGATTGAAGCTCTTCATCGTCGCAAGGCTTTCGTCGCCATGACCGGTGATGGTGTCAATGACTCGCCCAGTTTGAAGCGATCAGACGTGGGTATTGCTATGGGACAGGCTGGATCTGACGTTGCCAAGGAAGCGTCCGACATTGTCTTGACTGATGACAACTTTGCTTCTATTCTCAACGCTGTTGAGGAAGGCCGAAGAATGTTTGACAACATCCAAAAGTTCATTCTACACGTTTTGGCTGAGAATATTGCTCAAGCTTGTACGCTCCTGATCGGTCTTGCTTTCAAGGATAGAAACAACTTGTCGGTTTTCCCTCTCGCACCTGTCGAGATTCTctggatcatcatgatcacaTCTGGTATGCCTGATATGggtcttggctttgagattGCCGCCCCAGATATCATGCAGCGTCCTCCTCAAAAC TTGAAACAAGGTGTATTTACTCCTGAACTCATGCTTGACATGGTCGTCTACGGCCTTTGGATGTCAGCCCTTTGCCTCGCTTCATTCGTCCTTGTTTTGTACGGCTTCGGCAACGGCGCTGATGACATTGGAGAGAACTGCAACAACACATACAGTGAAGACTGCAGGGTCATTTTCCGCGCTCGTTCAACAACTTTTGCATGCTTGACCTGGTTTGCCCTATTCCTCGCCTGGGAGATGATCAACATGAGAAGGTCTTTCTTCCGAATGCAAcccaagagcaagaagtACTTCACTCAGTGGATCTACGATGTGTGGAGGAACCCCTTCCTGTTCTGGGCCATTATCGCTGGTTTTGTTACCATGTTCCCCATCATCTATATCCCCGGACTCAACACCGTCGTCTTTAAGCATGCCCCTATCTCTTGGGAATGGGGTATTGTTTTTGTTGAAGCTGTGCTCTTCTTTCTCGGCATTGAATCTTGGAAATGGGCTAAGCGTATCTATTTCCGTCGCCAGGCTCGTAAGTCTACGGGCGGTGTCTCTGATCTGGAGACTCGCGTCTTTGGCAAGTATTATAACATGGGTGGAAGCCGTGATGAAGAGAGTGGCCACAATGAGAAGAGTTCCGATTAG
- a CDS encoding potassium/sodium efflux P-type ATPase, fungal-type: protein MAASFGIKSWIEGGVVAAVIVLNIVVGFLQEFQAAKTMDSLRSLSSPTAHAVRNGNNQVVVTAEIVPGDMVELKTGDTIPADIRLVEAVNFETNEALLTGESLPVRKEINKTFPDDTGPGDRLNVAYSSSTVTKGRARGIVFATGTYTEIGQIAVALRGKSSKRRQPKRDAEGNTNFGRWMQAWTLTGSDAVGRFLGVNVGTPLQRKLSKLAIILLGTAIVCAIIVLAANDFSSQREVIIYAVATGLSMIPASLIVVLTITMAAGTKRMVQRHVIVRNLKSLEALGAVTNICSDKTGTLTQGTMIVKKAWIPGRGTYSVGASNEPFNPTLGDITLTEDQPKNINFQSEKSEGTSIDPASQPAQDPSLVEYLNVASLANLATVHEIEGEWHARGDPTEIAMQVFASRFNWNRMRLSSGDNPRWREVAEFPFDSDVKKMSVIFHDSESQKQWVFTKGAVERVLTSCPVYAVGDEILEFTDAIKEDVLSNMESLARLGLRVLALASRTDIPHVEDNEAELDRGLFEKDLVFRGLIGLYDPPRPESAPSVRKCHEAGVSVHMLTGDHPETARAIALEVGILPAKMSEIPKDVAKVMVMAASEFDKLSDDEIDQLPLLPLVVARCAPQTKVRMIEALHRRKAFVAMTGDGVNDSPSLKRSDVGIAMGQAGSDVAKEASDIVLTDDNFASILNAVEEGRRMFDNIQKFILHVLAENIAQACTLLIGLAFKDRNNLSVFPLAPVEILWIIMITSGMPDMGLGFEIAAPDIMQRPPQNLKQGVFTPELMLDMVVYGLWMSALCLASFVLVLYGFGNGADDIGENCNNTYSEDCRVIFRARSTTFACLTWFALFLAWEMINMRRSFFRMQPKSKKYFTQWIYDVWRNPFLFWAIIAGFVTMFPIIYIPGLNTVVFKHAPISWEWGIVFVEAVLFFLGIESWKWAKRIYFRRQARKSTGGVSDLETRVFGKYYNMGGSRDEESGHNEKSSD from the exons CGTCATTGTGCTCAACATTGTCGTTGGTTTCCTTCAAGAGTTCCAAGCGGCCAAGACTATGGACTCCCTGCGTTCTCTTAGCTCTCCTACCGCCCACGCTGTCCGCAACGGTAACAACCAAGTTGTCGTGACTGCTGAGATTGTCCCTGGTGACATGGTTGAACTCAAGACTGGCGACACCATTCCTGCGGATATTCGTCTTGTCGAGGCTGTCAACTTTGAAACCAACGAAGCACTTCTCACCGGCGAGTCTCTCCCTGTTCGCAAAGAGATCAACAAGACCTTTCCAGACGATACTGGCCCAGGTGATCGGCTTAACGTTGCTTATAGCTCGTCTACTGTGACAAAGGGACGAGCTCGCGGCATTGTCTTTGCTACTGGCACCTACACTGAGATCGGTCAGATTGCTGTTGCTCTTCGCGGCAAGTCATCCAAGCGCCGACAGCCAAAGAGGGATGCCGAGGGTAACACCAACTTTGGTCGCTGGATGCAAGCTTGGACTTTGACTGGTTCTGATGCTGTTGGGAGATTCCTTGGTGTCAATGTCGGTACTCCTCTTCAGCGCAAGCTCTCCAAATTGgccatcattcttctcggAACGGCTATTGTGTGTGCTATTATTGTTCTGGCGGCCAATGATTTCAGCTCGCAGAGGGAAGTCATCATTTATGCTGTGGCAACTGGTCTCTCTATGATCCCAGCTTCTCTGATTGTTGTTCTGACTATCACTATGGCTGCTGGCACAAAGCGTATGGTCCAGAGACATGTCATTGTCCGTAACCTGAAGAGTTTGGAAGCTCTGGGTGCTGTAACCA ACATTTGCTCTGACAAGACTGGAACTCTTACTCAAGGTACCATGATCGTCAAGAAGGCTTGGATCCCTGGACGTGGCACATACTCTGTTGGCGCTTCCAATGAACCATTCAACCCTACCCTTGGAGACATCACCCTTACCGAGGACCAGCCCAAGAACATCAACTTCCAGAGTGAAAAGTCCGAAGGTACATCAATCGACCCCGCTTCCCAGCCTGCCCAAGACCCCAGTCTTGTCGAGTACCTCAATGTCGCCTCGCTTGCCAATCTTGCTACTGTCCATGAGATTGAAGGCGAGTGGCATGCTCGTGGAGACCCAACTGAGATTGCTATGCAAGTATTTGCTTCAAGATTCAACTGGAATCGTATGCGATTGTCCTCTGGTGATAACCCCCGCTGGCGTGAGGTTGCCGAATTCCCTTTCGATTCAGATGTCAAGAAGATGTCCGTCATTTTCCACGACAGCGAATCTCAGAAGCAGTGGGTTTTCACAAAGGGTGCGGTTGAGCGTGTCTTGACTTCATGCCCCGTCTATGCTGTTGGCGACGAGATTCTCGAGTTCACCGATGCCATTAAGGAAGATGTTTTGAGCAACATGGAATCCCTGGCTCGACTTGGTCTCCgtgttcttgctcttgccaGCCGAACGGATATCCCACACGTCGAAGATAACGAGGCTGAACTTGATCGTGGACTCTTCGAGAAAGACCTTGTCTTCCGTGGCCTTATCGGCTTGTATGATCCTCCTCGCCCTGAATCTGCCCCTTCAGTCAGGAAATGTCACGAAGCTGGTGTCAGCGTTCACATGCTTACTGGCGACCACCCTGAAACAGCCCGTGCTATCGCTTTGGAAGTTGGTATTCTACCTGCCAAGATGTCCGAGATCCCCAAGGATGTCGCCAAGGTCATGGTTATGGCTGCTTCAGAGTTTGACAAACTctccgatgatgagatcgaCCAGCTTCCACTTCTGCCTCTTGTCGTCGCTCGGTGTGCCCCTCAGACCAAAGTCCGCATGATTGAAGCTCTTCATCGTCGCAAGGCTTTCGTCGCCATGACCGGTGATGGTGTCAATGACTCGCCCAGTTTGAAGCGATCAGACGTGGGTATTGCTATGGGACAGGCTGGATCTGACGTTGCCAAGGAAGCGTCCGACATTGTCTTGACTGATGACAACTTTGCTTCTATTCTCAACGCTGTTGAGGAAGGCCGAAGAATGTTTGACAACATCCAAAAGTTCATTCTACACGTTTTGGCTGAGAATATTGCTCAAGCTTGTACGCTCCTGATCGGTCTTGCTTTCAAGGATAGAAACAACTTGTCGGTTTTCCCTCTCGCACCTGTCGAGATTCTctggatcatcatgatcacaTCTGGTATGCCTGATATGggtcttggctttgagattGCCGCCCCAGATATCATGCAGCGTCCTCCTCAAAAC TTGAAACAAGGTGTATTTACTCCTGAACTCATGCTTGACATGGTCGTCTACGGCCTTTGGATGTCAGCCCTTTGCCTCGCTTCATTCGTCCTTGTTTTGTACGGCTTCGGCAACGGCGCTGATGACATTGGAGAGAACTGCAACAACACATACAGTGAAGACTGCAGGGTCATTTTCCGCGCTCGTTCAACAACTTTTGCATGCTTGACCTGGTTTGCCCTATTCCTCGCCTGGGAGATGATCAACATGAGAAGGTCTTTCTTCCGAATGCAAcccaagagcaagaagtACTTCACTCAGTGGATCTACGATGTGTGGAGGAACCCCTTCCTGTTCTGGGCCATTATCGCTGGTTTTGTTACCATGTTCCCCATCATCTATATCCCCGGACTCAACACCGTCGTCTTTAAGCATGCCCCTATCTCTTGGGAATGGGGTATTGTTTTTGTTGAAGCTGTGCTCTTCTTTCTCGGCATTGAATCTTGGAAATGGGCTAAGCGTATCTATTTCCGTCGCCAGGCTCGTAAGTCTACGGGCGGTGTCTCTGATCTGGAGACTCGCGTCTTTGGCAAGTATTATAACATGGGTGGAAGCCGTGATGAAGAGAGTGGCCACAATGAGAAGAGTTCCGATTAG